The sequence GGGGCCATTTCCCTTGAGCACGTCGAAGAACTCGTCCCAGTCGGGTTCGGAGAAGTCGTAGTGGCCGGTCTCCTCGTTGAACTTCAGCTTGTCGTCCGGAATCGTCAGGCCAAGGTATTCTGCCTGCGGCGCGGTCTGGTCCACGAACTTCTGGCGCAGCTCGTCGTTCGTGTTCATCTTGATCTTCCACGCCATCGACTGCGCGGAGTGCACCGACTCGGCATCGGATGGGCCGAACATCATGAGCGACGGATACCAGAAGCGATTCAAGGCATCCTGGGCCATCTTCCGTTGCGTTTCCGTGCCCTTCGCCATCTTCATCATGATGTCGAAGCCCTGGCGCTGGTGAAAGGATTCCTCCTTGCAAATCCGCACCATGGCGCGGGCGTATGGACCATAAGAGGTCCGCTGCAACGGCACCTGGTTCATGATCGCGGCACCGTCGACAAGCCAGCCGACCGCGCCCATGTCCGCCCACGTCAGGGTCGGATAGTTGAAGATCGAAGAGTACTTCATCTTTCCCGAAAGCAGATCGCGGGTCATCTGGTCCCTGCTGACACCCAGTGTTTCGGCCGCGCAATAGAGATAGAGGCCATGCCCGGCTTCGTCCTGAACCTTGGCCAGCAGGATCGCCTTGCGTTCCAGTGTCGGCGCACGCGTGATCCAGTTTCCTTCGGGCAACTGGCCCACGATCTCGGAATGGGCGTGCTGGCCGATCTGCCGGATCAGGTTCTTGCGGTAGCCGTCCGGCATCCAGTCCTTCGGCTCGATCTTGCCGCCAGCATCGATGCGCTCCTGAAAGGCGCGTTCGTCCGGTTCCATCTCGTCGAGCGATTTGACGCCTTTACCGGTAGACTTGATCATCTGTGCGTACATTGAATCCGTCCTTTCAGGTTGAGCTTCAGCTTGCGCGTTCGAGGATCAGGGCGACCCCTTGCCCGACACCGACGCACATGGTGCACAAGGCATAACGTCCACCCGTGCGTTTCAGTTGCAGCGCGGCAGTCATCACCAGCCGCGCGCCGGACATGCCCAGAGGGTGTCCGATGGCAATGGCGCCGCCGTTCGCATTGACATGTGGTGCATCATCCGGGACGCCAAGCGCCCGCAGCGTGGCCAACCCCTGCGAGGCGAAGGCTTCGTTCAGTTCGATGACATCCATCTGGTCGATGGTCAGGCCGGCACGGGAAAGAACCTTGTGACATGCCGGGATCGGGCCGATACCCATGACGCGGGGCTCGACCCCCGCCGCGGACATGGCGACAACGCGGGCGATCGGTGTCAGGCCATGATCCTTGGTCGCCTGTTCGGAGGCGATCAAAAGGGCAGCGGCACCGTCGTTCACGCCCGAGGCATTTCCCGCGGTGACCGTCAGGTCGGGGCCATTTATCGGCCGCAGCTTCTCAAGCGCTTCGGCAGTGGTCTGCGGACGGGGATGTTCATCACGGTCCACGACGACGGGATCACCCTTGCGCTGGGGAATGGTGACGGGGGCAATCTCGTCGGCAAAGACACCGGCGGCATCGGCAGCCGCCCAGCGTTCCTGGCTGCGCAGGGCAAAGGCATCCTGATCGGCGCGGCTCACGTCGTGGTCGGTCGCCACGTTGTCCGCTGTTTCGGGCATCGAATCGATGCCATACTGCGCTTTCATCTTCGGATTGACGAAGCGCCATCCGATGGTCGTATCATATACGGCATTGGTGCGGGAAAAGGCGCTGTCGGCCTTGGGCATGACAAAGGGCGCGCGGGTCATGCTTTCGATGCCGCCCGCGATGGCAAGGTCCATATCCCCCGCCCTGATCGCCCTGGCGGCCGCCCCGACAGCATCCATCCCGGACGCGCAAAGCCGGTTGATGGTCGCGCCGGGAACGTCTACCGGCAGCCCCGCCAGCAGTGCGGCCATGCGCGCGACATTGCGGTTGTCTTCGCCCGCCTGGTTGGCGCAGCCCAGAATGACGTCATCGACCCGGGGCCAGTCCACGTCGGGATTCCGTGCGACGAGGGCCGCGATGGGGACCGCCGCGAGGTCGTCGGCGCGGACGGATGCCAAGGCGCCGCCGAAACGGCCGATGGCGGTGCGCTGCGCGTCACAGATGAATGCCTGCATGTCGTCCTCCTGTTTCGGGAAAGGTAGCGCTGGAGGCGATTCGAAACAAGTTAAATGTTACCGGATACTAACCGAAACCACTTTTTGGTAACGCTTTCGCTGTGTCCTAACCCGGAAGGTGCGCTTGCATTGCCGTCTTGGTGGCAGGGCGTTCCAGCATCAGGCGGGAATGGGCCTCCATCCTTGGGAAGGACGCAAGCGTCAGATCATGCGCCTTCATCCAGCGTCCGACAAGAAAGAGGTAGGGATCGCAGTAGCCGAAGCGCGGTCCCAGGGCCCATGGCCCTTCCAGCAGGTGGCGCTCCAGCAGGTCGGCGCAATCAAGGAGGTTCTCGCGTACCTTGGTCCGCATCGCATCGCGCGCGGCGGGATCGTCGGCCCAGCGGTCCGCGCGCTTTCCGTGCGCAAAAGCGACGTGGACCGTCGCGCAGATATAGGCACAGAGCGACCGCGCGCGGGCCTGATCGTAGGGCGAACCGGGGATCAGGCCGGCGTGGGGATGTGTCGCCGCGATGTATTCCAGTATCGCGGGGTTCTCCGTCAGGATCCCTTCGGGTGTGCCCAGGGCGGGAATGCGGCCCTTGGGATTGAGCGCCGTGAACTCGGGCGTACGGTGCCGCCCCCCGGCGATGGAAACCTCGACCGTGTCGAATGCCGCGCCGACCTCGATCAGGAGGATGTGCGCCGCCAGGGCGGAGGATCCTCGCGAATAATACAGTGTCAGCATCTGCCCCGTTCCTTTGGATGGGTGGTCTAGGAGCCGGCCAGTTCCTGCAAGAGGATACCCAGCCCGACCAGCAAGGTCAGGCCGATCAGCACACGGCGGAACATGTCGTCTCCGATACGCCGAAAGACGTAGATGCCGATCTGGGCGGCGACCAGCCCGACCGGCAGGATCACGGCCAGCGCGCGGAGCGCGTCGGCGTCGTATGCGCCACGCATGGCCAGCAAGGTGACCGTCGTGCCCAGAATGGCGATGTTGTAGGGTTGCAGAACGGCACGGGTTTCCGCCCGCGGCCACGGCCTGAGGGAAACCCACATCACCGGCACGGCGCCCGATACCGATGCGGCACCGCCCATGATCCCGCCGACGAGCCCGACGACACCGTCCAGCACCGGCGTGGACCGCTCGAACCGGGGCAGGGCGCTGCGGAAGCTGAAGTAGCTTCCGTAGAGAACGAGAAAGACGCCGATCCCGATACGAAGGGTGCGGGCATCGATGGCGTGCAGGGTCAGCAGGCCGACGGGAACCCCGATGAGTCCGGGAAGGAGGAAACGCAGAAGGCGACGCTTGTTGGTGCGGATCTCGTGCCGCACGATCCACAGACCTTGGAGGCCGATCAGGATCGACATCAGCGCGACGATGGCAACCGCGGTGACCGGGTCCAGCACGATCAGAAAGAACCCGAGCGCGAAAAGTGCGGTACCCGTGCCGGACATACCGTTGATGAACCCGCCGCAAGCAGCCCCGGCGACGAGATATAGAACGGTCGTCAATGTCACGATGTCGTCGCTCCCGCGTCGCGCTCCTCTGGTGCGTTAGACCATACGCAACAATGCAAAGCCACATGGTGCTGCACCACGCGCCGACAGGCGGCCGGATGCTTGGGCGGATTACTTCGCGCCGTTTTCACGGTAACGGGACAGGATCTCGCCCACGTTGTCCCCGCCGCCGTCGCCCCTGTTCAGCAGCGCGCGATCCTGCACCCCATGCAGATGGCTGTGCATGAAGCCCATGGCTTTTTCCGCGTCGCCCGCCTCGATCGCCTTGATGATCTCGGCGTGTTCCTCCACCCCGCACTCGGCGGAGTGTACCTGCGCAAACCGGGCAAGGATCAGCGAACAGCGCGACACGATCTCGTTCACGTAACGTGCGAGAATCCGCGATCCCGTCAGTTCGGACAGCAGGATATGAAACTCTCCCGCAAGCCGGATCGACCGCGTCTGATCGTTTCCCAGGGTGGCCTGTTCCTCGGTCAGATGGGCCCTCAGCTTTGCGACGATGGGGGCGGGATCCATGGCGCAGAGCCGCTGCATCACCTCGCGCTCGAGGCACTGGCGCATGTCGAAGATGTCGTAGGCTTCTTCGATGGTCGGTTCGGCAACCGATGCGCCGCGGTTCGGCTGCATGTCGACCAGCCCTTCAGCGTCGAGCCGCACCAGGGCGTTGCGGACGACGGTCCGGCTGACGCCGAAGGTTTCCCCGATCGAATCCTCGGGGAGCTTCACCCCGGGCTTGAGGGCTTGCTCGATGATCGCGCGGCGCAGCGAATCGTATACGGGAAATGTACGGGTCGAAGACTTGTTCATGTTTTGCCATTTAACAGGTTGTGGGACATAAACCACAGATTTTATGCACGCAAAGTGACCGAATATCCAATTATTTAGGCATAATGGATACAAGATTGTATCCTTTATTATAACATTTTTGTAGACAGTAGCGAAATCGACCTTCTAATGTGGGCTCACCTCGACGCCAATCGCCTTGGGCCACCGCATGACAAAGTGGGCCCAGCGCATGTCGAGCGAAGAAAACTGAAAAAGACGGGATGCGGCTGCTTGCAGCATTGTATCCTCAAACGGGAGAATTCGTATGATCATCACGTCAGGCCGAAAGGTTGCGTTCTCGGTCGGGGTGGTTGCTGCATTGCTTGGCAGCAGTGCCATCGCCGAAACCATCAAGTGGGGTGCGCCGCGCGATATCGTGTCCCTGGACCCGTATTCCTACGGCGATAGCTACACCATCAACTTCCTCAATCACATCTACGAGGGGCTGGTCCGCTACAACCGCGATCTCGAGATCGAGCCCGCTCTGGCAACCGAGTGGGAGATCGTCTCTCCGACCACATGGCGCTTCAAGCTGCGCGAAGGCGTGACGTTCCATGATGGCGCGGCCTTCACCGCCGAGGACGTACTTGCGTCGCTCGAACGTGTCAGCGACGACAGTTCGCCGCTCAAGGGCAACCTGCCAGCCTACAAGAGCGCCACGGTCGTGGACGATCATACCATCGACATCGAACTCACCGGCGCCTATCCGCTCCTGCTCAACGACCTGACGAACATCCATATCTTCGACAAGGATTGGCTGGTCGCCAACAACGCCGAGAAGCCGACCGACGTCAGTGCCGGGGTCGAAGGGTATGCAACCTTCAACACCAACGGCACCGGCCCCTTCAAACTGGAATCGCGCACGCCGGAGGCGCAGACCATCCTCGTCAACTACGAAGGTTGGTGGGACGAGCCCGCGCACAACCTGACGCGGATCGAGTTCCAGCCGATCGCTTCGGCAGCGACACGGGTCGCCGCGCTGCTTTCGGGCGAAGTGGACTTCGTCGACAGCGCCCCGGTCCAGGATCTGCCACGTCTCGAAGCGGCCCCGAATGTTTCGGTGCTGGAACGCACCGACCTGCGGACCGTGATGCTGGGCTTCAATCGCCGCGACGAACTGGTCGGCGGCGGCGAGAATCCGATGAACGACTTGCGGGTCCGTCAGGCGATGCAGATGGCGGTCGACATGGAACTCATCCACGACAAGGTCATGCGTGGCAAGTCCCGCAATGCCGGCACGCTGGTCGCCCCATCCATACCCGGATACTCGGAGGCGCTCGACACGCCCGCCGAATACAATCCCGAGAAAGCCAAGGAGCTGCTTGCGGAGGCGGGCTATCCGGACGGCTTCGCGTTCGATTTCGTCTGCACCAACGAAAGCTACGTGAACGAAGAGCAGTTCTGTCAGGCGATCGCATCCATGTGGTCACGTGTCGGCCTGTCGCCGAAACTGGATATCGGCCCCACCGCGAAACAGACGCCAAAGCGCGCCAATGGGCAGGCCGATGTCTATACCATCGGCTGGGCGACGCTCCCGATGCTCGACACCTACTCGATCCTCGTACAGATGCTGCACACCAAGGAGGGCAACTCGGGCGTATTCAACTGGGGCGGCTGGTCCTACCCGGAGCTGGACAAGCTGACCCAATCGGCTTCGGTGGAGCTGGACCGGGACACCCGGCTTCAGATGGAAACCGACGCGCTCGAGATCGCGAGGAACGAACTGATCATGATGCCGCTGCACCAGCAGCCGATGGCCTGGGCGATCTCTTCCGATATCGGCGACATGCCGCAGTTCCCGGATAACAAGCCGCGCATGTGGTACGTGACAAAGTAGACCCGACACCCGCCGGGCAGCACGGTGGTGCTGCCCGCAATTCCTGCGAAAGGGGACCGCATGCTGGCCTTTCTCATCAAGCGCAGTGCCAACGCCATCTTCGTCATGCTGTCGGTGAGTTTTATCGCGTTCATGATCTTCCGCTTCGTCGGCGACCCGGTCGAGCTGATGCTGAACGAACAGGCGACCCAGGAACAGCGTGACGAGCTGCGCACGCGGCTGGGGCTGGATCAGACGTTCATCGCCCAATACGGCACATTCGTCGTAAACGCGGCACAGGGCGACTTCGGCATCTCCTTCCGCAACCAGCAGGACGTTCTGGCGATGATCGCCGAACGCTTTCCCGCCACCTTTGAACTGGTGATCGTCGCGACCATCATCTCGCTGGTGGTCGGCATCCCGATGGGGGTGATCACCGCGATCAGGCGCCAGACATGGTACGCGGAAACGATGCAATTCACCTCCATCATCGGCGTGTCGCTGCCCAGTTTTGTCGTGGGCATCGGGCTCATCCTGATCTTCTCAGTCTGGCTGGGCTGGTTCCCCGCCTTCGGGCGGGGGGACACCGTGCAGATCGGGTGGTGGTCAACCGGGCTTCTGACCCACTCGGGCCGCATGTCGATCATCCTTCCGGCGCTGTCGCTGTCGCTGTTTCAGATCACGCTGGTGATGCGACTGGTCCGGGCGGAGATGCTGGAGGTTCTGCGCTCGGACTTCATCAAGTTCGCCCGCGCCCGCGGCGTGCCCGCGCGCATCCTTCATTTCCGCCACGCTCTGCGCAACTGCCTGATGCCGGTCGTCACCATGACGGCGATGCAGATCGGTGGCCTGATCGCCTTTGCGCTGGTGACCGAAACGGTCTTTCAGTGGCCCGGCATGGGGCTGCTGTTCATCCAGGCGGTGACTTTCGTCGATGTGCCGATCATGGCCGCCTACCTGTGCATCGTGGCACTCATCTTCGTCCTGCTGAACACCATCGTGGACATCACCTACGCGATGATCGACCCCCGCCTGCGTGGAGCTGAAAAATGACCGATACGCCTTCTCCAGACATGCACCGCGCCGCACGGCCCGGTCGGCTGCAACGCATGCTCGAAAGCGATCTGTGGTGGAGCTTTCGCAAGTCCAAGGCCGCGGTGGGTGCTGCCATTGTTCTCGGCATCGTGATCGTTACCGCCTTTCTCGCGCCGGTGCTGTCGCCGCAGAACCCCTATGACCTGGCGGCGCTCGAACTCTGGAATGCCGAATTGCCGCCGATCTGGATGGAAGGGGGGCAGATGCCCTTCCTTCTTGGAACCGACGTGCAAGGCCGGGATATCCTGTCGGGAATTCTCTATGGCACGCGGGTCTCGATCTTCATCGGTCTGGCATCGGTGATCGTGTCGCTGGCCGTGGGCGTGATGGCCGGGCTCATGGCAGGCTACTACGGCGGATGGGTCGATAGCTTGCTGATGCGGGTGGGCGACGTGTTGCTGTCGATCCCGATCATCCTGGTCGCCATCCTCGTCAGCTCCGTGGCGCAGGCGATGCTGCCACCCCAGTTCCGCGAAGCCGGCGTGTCGATGGTGCTGGTCCTCGCGATCGCCCTGTATTCATGGGTTCAGTATGCCCGTGTCGTGCGCGCGCAGACGATGGTGGAACGCCGCAAGGAATACGTGCAGGCCTCCCGCCTTGTCGGAACGCCCGCGCGGCGGCTGATGCTCAAGCACATTCTGCCGAACACGCTGACACCCGTTTTCGTTGCCGCGACACTGAATTTCGGTCTCGCGATCCTGATCGAGGCCACGCTTTCCTTCCTTGGCGTGGGGATGCCGCCGAACCAGCCGTCGCTCGGTACCCTCATTCGGGTCGGCAATCAGTACCTGTTCTCGGGGTCGTGGTGGATCGTGCTGTTTCCGTCGATCCAGCTTTGCATCCTCGTGGTTGCGGTCAACATGCTGGGCGACTGGCTGCGTGACGCGCTGAACCCCAAGTTGCGATAGGAGCCCATAGATGAGCAATCTCCTGATAAGAAACGTCCGCATCATGGACGGCGATGCCGCGGACATCCGGATACGCGACGGTGTGATCGCAGACATTGCCCCGGAACTGGAGCCCGGTGACGCGGAGACGGTGGACGGCGGGGGGCACATCGCGATCCCGGCACTGGTTGATGCGCATACGCACCTCGACAAGTCCCTGCTGGGTCTGCCGTGGTACAAGAACGATGTGGGCGGTGGCAGCCTGATCGGCATGATCGAAAACGAACGCCGCATCAAGAGGGCGCTCGATTACGATGCGCATGTCCAGTCCATGCGACACGCGCTCAGAACCGTGGCCTACGGTGGTACGATGATCCGCAGCCATGTGGACATCGATACCGAGGGCGGGCTTCGTGCGCTGGAAGGCGTGCAGCAAACCGCGGAGAAGCTTGCGCAGGTCGTCGAGATCGAGACGGTCGCCTTTCCGCAGTCGGGTCTGATGATCCGCGAGGGGACAGCCGAGCTGATGGACCGGGCGCTGGAGATGGGCGCGCATCTGGTGGGCGGCCTTGATCCCTGCGCGGTGGACCGCGATCCCAAGGGCCACCTCGACACGATCTTCGCCCTGGCCGAGAAGCACGGCAAGGGCATCGACATTCACCTTCACGAGGGCGGCGAGATGGGGCTGTTCTCGATGGACATGATCCTCGAACGGACCGAAGCGCTCGACATGAAGGGGATGGTCACGATCAGCCATGCCTTCTGTCTCGGCATGCCGGACTTCCGGCGCGTGGATGCGATGCTCGGTCGGCTTGCCGCACTCGACGTTGCGATCATGACCACCGCGCCCAGCTCGTCTCCGGCGCCACTGGTCCGCGAACTGGATGCGCGCGGCATCCGCATCGGCGCGGGCAACGACGGATTTCAGGACACTTGGGGGCCTTATGGCAATGGGGACATGCTGGAACGGGCAAAGGTCGTGGGCCAGCGCAACAACCTGCGGATGGACAGTGAAGTGAAACGGGCGCTCGATATCTGCACGGGGGGTGGTGCGGTGGCCATGGGCAAGCCGCGGTTCGCCCTCGAAACCGGCGCGCCCGGCGATCTCGTCCTCGTGTCGGGGGACACCGTGGTCCAGTCCGTGGTGAGCCATGCCCCGCGCAAGCTGGTGGTCAAGGCTGGACGCGTCGTCGCACGCGACGGCAAAACCCTGATCGACGCGCCGTGACGCCGTTCGACCAGATACCCCTTGGCACCCGCCCGCAGGGCCGTTGGGCCGTCACCGCGCAATGGGTGCTGGCGGATATGCCTGCGGGCCGTCGGCTGATCCCATATGGAGAAGTGGTTGTCGAAGGGAACAGCGTCATCCACGTCGGATCCCGGTTCGAAGGAGACGTCGCCG is a genomic window of Sulfitobacter alexandrii containing:
- the paaA gene encoding 1,2-phenylacetyl-CoA epoxidase subunit PaaA, coding for MYAQMIKSTGKGVKSLDEMEPDERAFQERIDAGGKIEPKDWMPDGYRKNLIRQIGQHAHSEIVGQLPEGNWITRAPTLERKAILLAKVQDEAGHGLYLYCAAETLGVSRDQMTRDLLSGKMKYSSIFNYPTLTWADMGAVGWLVDGAAIMNQVPLQRTSYGPYARAMVRICKEESFHQRQGFDIMMKMAKGTETQRKMAQDALNRFWYPSLMMFGPSDAESVHSAQSMAWKIKMNTNDELRQKFVDQTAPQAEYLGLTIPDDKLKFNEETGHYDFSEPDWDEFFDVLKGNGPCNTERLEARNRAWDEGRWVREGLLAHAEKKKQRNAPIAAE
- the pcaF gene encoding 3-oxoadipyl-CoA thiolase; the encoded protein is MQAFICDAQRTAIGRFGGALASVRADDLAAVPIAALVARNPDVDWPRVDDVILGCANQAGEDNRNVARMAALLAGLPVDVPGATINRLCASGMDAVGAAARAIRAGDMDLAIAGGIESMTRAPFVMPKADSAFSRTNAVYDTTIGWRFVNPKMKAQYGIDSMPETADNVATDHDVSRADQDAFALRSQERWAAADAAGVFADEIAPVTIPQRKGDPVVVDRDEHPRPQTTAEALEKLRPINGPDLTVTAGNASGVNDGAAALLIASEQATKDHGLTPIARVVAMSAAGVEPRVMGIGPIPACHKVLSRAGLTIDQMDVIELNEAFASQGLATLRALGVPDDAPHVNANGGAIAIGHPLGMSGARLVMTAALQLKRTGGRYALCTMCVGVGQGVALILERAS
- a CDS encoding glutathione S-transferase family protein, translated to MLTLYYSRGSSALAAHILLIEVGAAFDTVEVSIAGGRHRTPEFTALNPKGRIPALGTPEGILTENPAILEYIAATHPHAGLIPGSPYDQARARSLCAYICATVHVAFAHGKRADRWADDPAARDAMRTKVRENLLDCADLLERHLLEGPWALGPRFGYCDPYLFLVGRWMKAHDLTLASFPRMEAHSRLMLERPATKTAMQAHLPG
- a CDS encoding sulfite exporter TauE/SafE family protein, which gives rise to MTLTTVLYLVAGAACGGFINGMSGTGTALFALGFFLIVLDPVTAVAIVALMSILIGLQGLWIVRHEIRTNKRRLLRFLLPGLIGVPVGLLTLHAIDARTLRIGIGVFLVLYGSYFSFRSALPRFERSTPVLDGVVGLVGGIMGGAASVSGAVPVMWVSLRPWPRAETRAVLQPYNIAILGTTVTLLAMRGAYDADALRALAVILPVGLVAAQIGIYVFRRIGDDMFRRVLIGLTLLVGLGILLQELAGS
- a CDS encoding GntR family transcriptional regulator, which codes for MNKSSTRTFPVYDSLRRAIIEQALKPGVKLPEDSIGETFGVSRTVVRNALVRLDAEGLVDMQPNRGASVAEPTIEEAYDIFDMRQCLEREVMQRLCAMDPAPIVAKLRAHLTEEQATLGNDQTRSIRLAGEFHILLSELTGSRILARYVNEIVSRCSLILARFAQVHSAECGVEEHAEIIKAIEAGDAEKAMGFMHSHLHGVQDRALLNRGDGGGDNVGEILSRYRENGAK
- a CDS encoding ABC transporter substrate-binding protein, whose translation is MIITSGRKVAFSVGVVAALLGSSAIAETIKWGAPRDIVSLDPYSYGDSYTINFLNHIYEGLVRYNRDLEIEPALATEWEIVSPTTWRFKLREGVTFHDGAAFTAEDVLASLERVSDDSSPLKGNLPAYKSATVVDDHTIDIELTGAYPLLLNDLTNIHIFDKDWLVANNAEKPTDVSAGVEGYATFNTNGTGPFKLESRTPEAQTILVNYEGWWDEPAHNLTRIEFQPIASAATRVAALLSGEVDFVDSAPVQDLPRLEAAPNVSVLERTDLRTVMLGFNRRDELVGGGENPMNDLRVRQAMQMAVDMELIHDKVMRGKSRNAGTLVAPSIPGYSEALDTPAEYNPEKAKELLAEAGYPDGFAFDFVCTNESYVNEEQFCQAIASMWSRVGLSPKLDIGPTAKQTPKRANGQADVYTIGWATLPMLDTYSILVQMLHTKEGNSGVFNWGGWSYPELDKLTQSASVELDRDTRLQMETDALEIARNELIMMPLHQQPMAWAISSDIGDMPQFPDNKPRMWYVTK
- a CDS encoding ABC transporter permease, giving the protein MLAFLIKRSANAIFVMLSVSFIAFMIFRFVGDPVELMLNEQATQEQRDELRTRLGLDQTFIAQYGTFVVNAAQGDFGISFRNQQDVLAMIAERFPATFELVIVATIISLVVGIPMGVITAIRRQTWYAETMQFTSIIGVSLPSFVVGIGLILIFSVWLGWFPAFGRGDTVQIGWWSTGLLTHSGRMSIILPALSLSLFQITLVMRLVRAEMLEVLRSDFIKFARARGVPARILHFRHALRNCLMPVVTMTAMQIGGLIAFALVTETVFQWPGMGLLFIQAVTFVDVPIMAAYLCIVALIFVLLNTIVDITYAMIDPRLRGAEK
- a CDS encoding ABC transporter permease → MTDTPSPDMHRAARPGRLQRMLESDLWWSFRKSKAAVGAAIVLGIVIVTAFLAPVLSPQNPYDLAALELWNAELPPIWMEGGQMPFLLGTDVQGRDILSGILYGTRVSIFIGLASVIVSLAVGVMAGLMAGYYGGWVDSLLMRVGDVLLSIPIILVAILVSSVAQAMLPPQFREAGVSMVLVLAIALYSWVQYARVVRAQTMVERRKEYVQASRLVGTPARRLMLKHILPNTLTPVFVAATLNFGLAILIEATLSFLGVGMPPNQPSLGTLIRVGNQYLFSGSWWIVLFPSIQLCILVVAVNMLGDWLRDALNPKLR
- a CDS encoding amidohydrolase family protein; this translates as MSNLLIRNVRIMDGDAADIRIRDGVIADIAPELEPGDAETVDGGGHIAIPALVDAHTHLDKSLLGLPWYKNDVGGGSLIGMIENERRIKRALDYDAHVQSMRHALRTVAYGGTMIRSHVDIDTEGGLRALEGVQQTAEKLAQVVEIETVAFPQSGLMIREGTAELMDRALEMGAHLVGGLDPCAVDRDPKGHLDTIFALAEKHGKGIDIHLHEGGEMGLFSMDMILERTEALDMKGMVTISHAFCLGMPDFRRVDAMLGRLAALDVAIMTTAPSSSPAPLVRELDARGIRIGAGNDGFQDTWGPYGNGDMLERAKVVGQRNNLRMDSEVKRALDICTGGGAVAMGKPRFALETGAPGDLVLVSGDTVVQSVVSHAPRKLVVKAGRVVARDGKTLIDAP